The Maridesulfovibrio hydrothermalis AM13 = DSM 14728 DNA window TTTGCACAGACTGCGCGGGTGGACATATCATATTCAATAGACGTTCCGGTTCCGGAGCAACCTGGATAGTATGCATAAGTTAAGGAATCACTCATTTGCGGGACTCCTCTTTGAATCGCTTGAATATCTTTTTAACTTCTTCTTTTCCCTGAATCTGTGGAGGCTTGAAGTGCATTTTACCTTTGGGCAGCACTTTTGGTCCAAGATCCAGATCGGTCCAGAATCGACCTGTTTTTGTAACGTAAGACGCAAGAAGGCCAATTTCAAACACCCTGCCGTTGTTTTCAACGGAATCAAGGAAGCTGTCCCAGAATGTCTTGACTGTCGGCACCGGGGCATACCCTGCACGGCGGGCCATATGGCGCAACACATCCATGATGTGAGCAACGTCAATATTGTTAGGACACCTAGTGGTGCATGATTCGCAGGTGGCGCAAAGCCACAGGGACTTTGATTTCAGGACAGTTTCTTTCTGCCCCGCCTGCGTGAGACGCATTATCTTGCTTACCGGGTAGTCGTACGCAAATGTGTACGGACACCCGGCGGTACAGTTGCCGCACTGATAGCACAGATCTAGCTTCTGTCCGCTTTCTTCTTCAACTTGTCTTACAAAATCGGCGTCGTAAGACTTCGTAATGTTTACTATTCCCATAAGTGAGTAGCCGCCTTTCCTCTTTAAAGCCCGGTGGAGCGGACTTTGGTGTGTAGATTGGCTTAAAGATTATTACATGAGGATGGATTCTTAAGATGCCGTATACTGCCAGAAGATGTGTCCCGTCTGCAAGTGATATTAACCAATTAATTGACTGTTTGCGTAATTGTGGGGCTTTTTGATACAGTCGATGGTTTTTTATCTTTAAAATCAATCTGTTGCCATAAAGAAAAAAAAGAAATATCCGAAGGTTCTATAACAAACAGTCTGGGTGTTGCCTTATTATTTAAATGATTGAAGTGTGTCTTTGCCTGCTGGAATGTTTTTGGTGCTGAAATAAATTTTATAGAACGTTATTTATTTAACTAAATAGAATTGGTTCTGTAAAATTTTAGTTAATATGTTGTGACAATATGGGTATTTTCCACTTCACTAAAAAGAAGAAAGATAGTACCTCTTTAGTTGGTTGAAAAAATAATTGTTTTGCAGGTGGCTGGCTGGCAGGCTTGGGGGTTTATGAGTTTTTTGTTGCCTGTAACGGAATTTTTATGGGGTGTTACATAACAACAACGGGGTTAGTTTTATGCGAGGAAAAGGGTTCGCCGTTCGGATCGGGGTTTTTCTGGCGGCATTGGTTGTTTTCGGGTGTTCAGTGGCTGATTACGGGATTACTGATTCTGCTGTATATGTAGGGTCTGAATCCTGTAAGGAGTGTCATGAAAATGAATATAGTAATTATAGCAAGTATTCCAAAAAGGCACATTCGGCTAGAAGTGTTAAACTCATGGCTACTGATCTTGACCCGGATGAATTGAAAGAATGTTTCGCATGCCATGCCACCGGATACGGGAAGCCCGGAGGTTTTATTTCTTTTGAAGAGACTCCTCATCTGGCAGATGCAGGATGTGAAGTCTGCCACGGTCCCGGTTCTCTTCATGCAGAAGATGGTGATCCTGAACTGATCAAAAGAAAAATGACTATTGAAGAATGCGAAACTTGCCATAATGCTGAACGAGTAGAAAATTTTAATTTCAAACCGCTGATTTTCGGCGGAGCACACTAGGGGAGATGCTATGAATTGTATTAAAAGCTCCCTTGGTAACAAGGTTCTTGTTCTGACCTCGCTTTTAACTGCGACGGTGTTTGTGTGTCTTTTTCTTGCGAATTCTTTTTGGCAAAAAAATTCTATGATGGAAGAGATGGAGAAAACTGCCCATCGTTATGCGGATATGCTGCAGCTTGCCATCAGGGAGCCTATGGCGAAAGGAGATAATATATCTACTACCGAAAAATTCGCAACAGTTTCCAAAAAATATAAAGATGTAGAAATCTACCTGACAAACTATAAGGGAAATATTACCTACGCGACCACTCCTCAGGATATCCGTTCTGATTTGAGCAAGAAGCATGACAATCCTGAAATAAACGATCTGCTGGAGCGAAGCTTAAAAACCACGATCAAAGAGGGAATGCTTACCACGCTTAA harbors:
- a CDS encoding 4Fe-4S dicluster domain-containing protein: MGIVNITKSYDADFVRQVEEESGQKLDLCYQCGNCTAGCPYTFAYDYPVSKIMRLTQAGQKETVLKSKSLWLCATCESCTTRCPNNIDVAHIMDVLRHMARRAGYAPVPTVKTFWDSFLDSVENNGRVFEIGLLASYVTKTGRFWTDLDLGPKVLPKGKMHFKPPQIQGKEEVKKIFKRFKEESRK
- a CDS encoding cytochrome c family protein gives rise to the protein MRGKGFAVRIGVFLAALVVFGCSVADYGITDSAVYVGSESCKECHENEYSNYSKYSKKAHSARSVKLMATDLDPDELKECFACHATGYGKPGGFISFEETPHLADAGCEVCHGPGSLHAEDGDPELIKRKMTIEECETCHNAERVENFNFKPLIFGGAH